Below is a genomic region from Xiphophorus hellerii strain 12219 chromosome 17, Xiphophorus_hellerii-4.1, whole genome shotgun sequence.
cctaaagaaaaataaataaaaaacagaacaaatcaaTCTTGAGAAACATTTAGCCACTCAAAACCCTTGACGAAACCAGAGCAGCGCACACACCTGGATGAGTGAGACGGTTCCATCGGGATTGTTGACGGTCTGTACGACAGTCTGTGAGGGAACGAGGTGAGCGATGCTCTGGGCTGCGGTCAGGTGGTGCTGGGCGGCGCTCACGGTCGTCACCTGCTGGTCCTCGAACGCGTACAGCAGATCCTCGCGGCCGTGCTGCTTGTAGCAGTTCTTCACTATGGTCCGCAACGCCTGCGTCCACGACACCTGGGGGACGCGCGAAGAACAGTTAGCGGAGCTGGATTCAAACAGGATAGATGGATCCTGTTTGAATCCATCTATCCTGGATTCAAACAGGATAGAGTCGGGATACAGAAACGTGATTTTTCCATACTTCTCCTAACGCAAATTTACAAAGTTCAAATATACAAAGGATGAGAGAAAGGTATGAGCTGGTGGAAAGATGGATGATTGGGAAAACAGATGGATTGACAAAGGATATGTAACTGGATAGATGaatacagtaaaattcaaaatgttttaatggcaCCTTGATCAAAacttaagacaaaaaaacactaGAAATACAGAGGATGGTTCAATCCTCCTGTATTACAATCATGCATAGCAAAAGTCTGTTGCTTTTAGCTGCACCGCATATGGCTCTGTACAGCCTTAAaaggttttttggggtttttttgcacaaagCCTTGCTGGCTGTGACCCAGTTGCTAGGTAGGGTATTTTAGCAGCTAGCTACCAGAAGCCTCAACCGCTTCAGGTCACAAAGTATGCAATAAAGATATCTGCAAGCGAGAAAAACACTAGATATAAGAGAATATATGTGATTAAATAGTCCTACCCTGGCGAAAATTAAAACCTGGAATTAAGGTCTTTAATGccaaatttcattaaaaaaataaataaatttaagacatcTTAAAGGCCTTTGTTTCAGAAACAcctatttaaaaccttttaaggatgcacagacagacagaataAGGTAAACGACTTTTAGACTTTTGTCTAAAACCTATTTGTAGGAACCCTTGAAGAATTTTCAGTCAAATAACTGCATGAGAATGCTGCGTACTCTTTGTTTCTGCTCCTCGGTGCGGACGTCGCTGCGAACGTTAGCCCAGGGGATGTCGTCAGGCCACCACACGGGCTTGCAGCTCTCCTTCCCCCAGCCAGGCTTCCCTCTGCCTGTCGAGTACTTCAGCATCTCTGGAATGAAGGCTCGCAGTTGAGCCTGGAACGAAAACACGAGGAAAAGATAAAACGCCAAATCTTTCCGGTCAAAAAGGCACACATTAACGCGCGCACGCCCTTGAGCAGGCCGCAGTGGATACGTATTGATTGGACACACACTGAGAAGGTGAAGAACTGCAAATAGAAACAGGGTTGCTAAAAGGAGAACATGTTCATTAGGAGACCGATCTATGGCTGTGGCTCCAGACTGACACCAGGAGAACCTCCTGTGCAACACACTCAGCATGACTGGGAGCTTTATATGCAGCGCCCAGCAAAACATTGATGGTTTCCCCAATTTTCACAAGTGTCAAAATATTCATCCTACATGAAATATGAATTCTTTGACATTTGTAATCGCAATGCACGTTGGGCGAGCTCAATTATATTTAGTCTTACACACATAGGCGCCCGTCACATATAAGGCACCTATGTGTGAGACTAAGGGGCCTGGAAATCAACTATATTCAGAGGCATTTACTCtgaacaaataataatataaatatttagtaaatggGACCAAAATTTAGCAAGCAAGGTGGaacaataaaactgcaaatCAGTAGGAAGTGTGTGGTGAAAGTACTCACTGAACAGGGATGAATGCAAAGGCACATCACATCCttcaaactttaatttgtaaaacatttttgaaaaccttGCATCACCTAACTTCTGCTTCACAATaataaaccacaaacttcaatgtgtttaattttatttgatctaacagaccaacacaattAATTGATAATGAGATGGGAGGTGAATTATGCATTGGttcactttctttaaaaataaaaacctggaacTCGTCAACCTCTTGTAGATTCatccacacagcatgatgccaccACCGCCATGCTTCATTGTGGGGATGCTGTGTTCAGGGTGTGGTCGTCGCTTCGTTTTCCACTACACTTTGACTTGAAATGTAAAACACTAAATTTCACCTACTCTTTAGGTGGTTTCTTACGGCTGTTAGTCAAAAGGATACAATACAAAGGTTCGATTTAACTCCACTCTGTCACTCGATGGTTTTTGCCGtccatgttttaatttaagaagGAATGCTTGAtgtaagttttttgttttgttaaaatacattttttgtatgtttcccccccacccccataTTTACTAATATTCAAATGCATAATGTCCCATCTATGCCTTTCAAATATGCATACAGTCAGTTACCGGCATGCTGTGGTGGGGTTTTAGTGCCTGTGTCCTCAGTGTCCTGGTAATATGCACACATCACCAGGGGATTATATTGCACAATGAGGCATTGCAGCGTCTGCCTACCTTGACATCACAGGCTAAATTTGGTTCTGAGAGAAATAAATCCCTGCCTCCTCCCTATTAGACCCCCCCTCTCCTAAGTCACAATCAGCCACCAATAAACTGCTTTGCAGGGCGTCACATGACGACACACGACAAAATGGATCTCGGAAGAAAATGGAGGGTCGGCGGCGCTTAATTACAGCCGCTTTGACAAAACAGAGGCTACATCTGGTGGTTGGAGTGAGGGAAGCTTGGGTTCAGCAAACAGTGGGACGCAGCTTGGATTAGCCAAGGGCAGGGACTTAGCTGTAAAGGGATTCTTGCATTTCCACCTGTGGGTGATGCGGATGTTTGTGTGCGGGGCCAGATGGCTTAATTAAAGTGGCTAGTTTGTTAAGTGGTATGTTGCCCTCATGCCGACCACCCCACCCCCCTGCTTCCAATCTTAATCCTCCAAAGCAGTGGGCCAATCAGAGTTCGGCATGGCGGCTGTATTGCCGGGTCCCTGAACCTAACAAGACTGGGGGGTAATTACAGGCTCAGGCTAGACCTGGGATCACCTGCTACAGATGCTCCTTATATGTGACGGGCGCCTATGTGTGTCAAGCACATTGCAGATTATTGCATTGTGATATATATCAGGAGAAACAGTTCGCTTTAACGAGTTCTATCCCCTTGGTTTGCGAGGTTTTCCCACAGGGGGAGGAAGGCCTCACGTTTCCAACACATGATATGGTGTGGCAGCTCATAGCTCTAAGAGCAGCCGCACCATTCCACCTGGCCTCTCCATGCTGAGTGAGGCAACAGGTTACTCATGATAATCCCATCCTACAACCTCCAGAAAAACAAGCACAGACTAACACCTGGCCTCTGAGGATTTATCTGGCCCCGGGATTGGCTGGGACGCTCCCTGTACCGTCTCTGAGGGCCGCCAGCGTGCCCTACTCTGACGATGTTCTAACAGAGTGCGTCAGCAGCACGGGGACGGCAGCGTAAACAAGCCGGGCTccctcgggtgaagagaggacTAATGCTCCCAGTGAAAGGCCTGCCAGGAGCAGACGGTGCCACACTTCCTTCCTCTCACTTTCTAAAAGACGGGAGATTCTGCTTCGCTTTGGCTGATTCAGCGTTCAATTATGAATTAGTGTCACAGCTGACGTAGGagaaaagggaaggaaaaataaacgtgtatatttacatacatttaaagGGTTTTGCTGTAAAACAATTGGGATTTTGTTAGAGGGAGCttaatataaatgcatgtaacacttcatttattttacttgtaaaacatttagaacaTTTTACCTCTACTTCACAGTGATGCACTACTTCCTGTTGCATAAAAATCCCAATTTTATGCATTAGTAAATGCTAAtgcataaaatcatttttacgCCACTCTGGTTTGTCAGAGGGCGCCCTCTGCTGGGAACATGAATTTTATGCTGAAATGTGTAATTTACTGCAAAGCTACCAGCTGTTCCTTAATTTAATGAGACAGAAGTCTGTGGACGTTTCACCTGTGTCATCTTATCCACGGACACTGGGATGCCGTCGATGGTGAGCGGCGGCAGTTCTGACGCCAGCTCTCCACCTGCAGGTGCGTGCTCAGCCAGCGCGTTTTCCAGGTCCTCCAACATCATGCTCTTATACTTCCTTACCTGGAGACCAGCAGACATCATGAGACGTGAATTATGCAGGCAATATTTggattaaaattatatttaaaaaaactcaaaaacacttATGTTAAAAACAGAGCTTTGATGGACTCTGGCCTGATTATGCAATTGTTCTGGAGGAATTTAGAtttctttagatatttttcaactttgcaccttgaaaaaaaaaaaaaactgatatgaCAGAGACAGCGTAGTGGATTATGTAAAGAAAACTGACTACttttataatttacattttgcttaaataaaaaagtgcttTAAAGCTTTTCAAAATCCCAAGTTCGAAgactgcagtttttgtttggCTAGATTCTGCAAAGCTCTTCAAACATCCAAGGTTCTATTTTGAGAGattctggaaatgttttgaaatcacACGAGTTCTATGCAaaattctgggggaaaaaactggATGACTTTCAAAATCTTTGCAGAATTTAACAAAAGCCACTTCTGAAACTTTAGAGGGATCTTATAAATTTAACACAGGCTCTTGTTAAAGATTTTTGGGCTCTcacaaaagaaatgcatttgGGATCTCTAAAAACTTGGGAACATGAACCTGGGATATTTTTTGCATGATTTCACAAATATTAATCTAAGACTTTGCAAAGTTTTGTGGGGTCACATAAAAGTATTTCTTGTGGGGCTCAGTGCCATTTATTTCTGGGAAGACATTTCTGCAAAGTGCACTGTAAGAAACAAGATGGCATACGTCAAGACTCCAGTTACTGCACACTGAGTTTGACTAGAGCAGATTCTGACTGCGTGGATCCACTCACTACGTTCTCCAGAGGAGCCGCACCAAAAACTTTAAACACCGGGTTTGGTTTGGAGGGAGAGACACACAGCACTATGGCCTGCTGGCCCACTCTGGTGGTGTATTCGTCCAGCGTGGCCCGTAGTTTCCTGTAAACGTACATCATGTTTTACTCCATTTGTTGAATCAAAAGCAGCACTGACGCAAGCTCAAATGTCTGAAGTTACAATTTTGAAGATCTGTTGGAGTAACTCACCTGAGCAGACGGGTTTGCTGCCTTTTACGGATGGAAGGATTTGACTCAAAGATGTGAGGTCTTTTTCGTTTTTTGCCGGTTgctacagcagcagctgcagccatgCCTACTGGACCTGAGGCACAAACaacaaattactttaaattctacaaaaaaagaggggtttttttcatcTGCTTTTGAAACAACTTGCGATTACAACAGAAGAACTGCataatattttctatatttttctagatttaaatgtgtaaacttctcagtcattttaaaagcacaataaGAAAGTTTATCTTGAATATACAGGGCAGATTTTTCTCCAGACATCAAGCTGTTAGGTGAGGAATCTGCAAAATCCAGACACAGGAGGGACAATGTTCTTGAATCCTGTTAAGAACATTGGCACCACCTGCTGTCAAACCAAGTGAATTACACTTTATAAAAGCTATTTGAATTATAAGACCACCGCCTGAGAGACAACGCATAAAACTTCCCAGAATAAAGTCGCTTCTTCCAGCTATTTTGGTACCGCATTTTCTCTCAAGCAGGTAAATATTGTTCTCACCTGCGGCAGCCAGGTGAGCAGTGACCTCATCAGTGCCAGCTGAATTGAGGATGTCTGTGTCATCATAGGGGTCGTCATCTGGAGAGGATGTCGACTCTTCATCTGCGCTCATCATCGCAGTGTCTGTGAAGGCAGACACGTGTACCTACAGGAAATATATCAGAAGTACATAtcaacagaaaacatattttatgggacaatacacaaagaaacaaaaatgtatgttgtttttttttgtcatttggaaTCTCCAAAATTTGAACGGTGAAGCGAACCTGTTGGCTGACGGCGCTCGCCTCGATGGTGGTCATGTGTTCTGTCTCGTGCACCCCGTGTTCGTCCATTATCAGCCGCCAAGCTTACACAGCTAGATCGACAGTACTGCTGGAGAACATACAAGAAGACGTGGTTTTGCATGATGAGGACATTTTACCAATGCATGCTTTGTTTCAAAAGATGTTTCTTTTATAGAAACAGGTCTGGAAACATGAACTGATTCATGCTAGAGGTTACAAGAGACTTGATATTGCGTGGGGGTTCATCTTCCAGAAGGACAACTGTCCTAAACATTCAGCCAaggagttaaaataaaattatttac
It encodes:
- the nrf1 gene encoding nuclear respiratory factor 1 isoform X2, with amino-acid sequence MDEHGVHETEHMTTIEASAVSQQVHVSAFTDTAMMSADEESTSSPDDDPYDDTDILNSAGTDEVTAHLAAAGPVGMAAAAAVATGKKRKRPHIFESNPSIRKRQQTRLLRKLRATLDEYTTRVGQQAIVLCVSPSKPNPVFKVFGAAPLENVVRKYKSMMLEDLENALAEHAPAGGELASELPPLTIDGIPVSVDKMTQAQLRAFIPEMLKYSTGRGKPGWGKESCKPVWWPDDIPWANVRSDVRTEEQKQRVSWTQALRTIVKNCYKQHGREDLLYAFEDQQVTTVSAAQHHLTAAQSIAHLVPSQTVVQTVNNPDGTVSLIQVGTGHTVATLADASELPGVTVAQVNYSTVTDGENWATLQGGEMTIQTTQASEATQAVASLAEAAVAASQEIQPGATVTMALNSEAAAHAVATLAEATLQGGGQIVLAETAAAVGALAGVQDATGLVQIPVSMYQTVVTSLAQGNRPVQVAMAPVATRIDNTVTLDGQAVEVVTLEQ
- the nrf1 gene encoding nuclear respiratory factor 1 isoform X1, coding for MDEHGVHETEHMTTIEASAVSQQVHVSAFTDTAMMSADEESTSSPDDDPYDDTDILNSAGTDEVTAHLAAAGPVGMAAAAAVATGKKRKRPHIFESNPSIRKRQQTRLLRKLRATLDEYTTRVGQQAIVLCVSPSKPNPVFKVFGAAPLENVVRKYKSMMLEDLENALAEHAPAGGELASELPPLTIDGIPVSVDKMTQAQLRAFIPEMLKYSTGRGKPGWGKESCKPVWWPDDIPWANVRSDVRTEEQKQRVSWTQALRTIVKNCYKQHGREDLLYAFEDQQVTTVSAAQHHLTAAQSIAHLVPSQTVVQTVNNPDGTVSLIQVGTGHTVATLADASELPGVTVAQVNYSTVTDGELEQNWATLQGGEMTIQTTQASEATQAVASLAEAAVAASQEIQPGATVTMALNSEAAAHAVATLAEATLQGGGQIVLAETAAAVGALAGVQDATGLVQIPVSMYQTVVTSLAQGNRPVQVAMAPVATRIDNTVTLDGQAVEVVTLEQ